In one Mucilaginibacter sp. PAMB04168 genomic region, the following are encoded:
- a CDS encoding DUF748 domain-containing protein — MNWRRLKPGYWVLIGVIVLLFIIRLMLPAIVKGYVNRKLNELPGYTGHVNDIDIHLIRGAYAIDGLVLRKKTDPPKYPFLKIEHTDLSLEWKAIFKGRLVGEVIMNEPAIHILAETADISKEPAKEHWTRTLKALMPMTINRLQVNGGRIAYMDFAAKPDINLHIQNMQLTALNLANVEKNGEALPSTVSLTGTSIGNGKLKADMKINVLKEIPDFRLSGQLTTVKLTSLNDFIEAKGKIDVEKGTLDMYSELEAKSGKFNGYVKPFIKGVKVLNWKKDVKKKGGIFQAAKEAVVGLFVKAVQNPKTKKIATKVPISGNLNNPETSGWQTFVGVLRNAFIKAFTQGIDGTIN; from the coding sequence ATGAATTGGAGAAGGCTAAAGCCGGGATATTGGGTACTGATTGGTGTTATCGTACTTTTATTCATCATAAGGCTTATGCTTCCGGCTATTGTTAAGGGTTATGTAAACCGTAAATTAAACGAATTGCCAGGTTATACCGGCCATGTAAATGATATTGATATACACCTGATTCGTGGCGCCTATGCAATTGATGGTTTGGTGCTTCGCAAAAAGACCGATCCGCCTAAATACCCCTTTTTGAAAATAGAGCATACAGATCTGTCACTGGAATGGAAAGCCATTTTTAAGGGACGTTTGGTGGGTGAAGTAATTATGAATGAACCTGCCATACATATATTGGCAGAAACAGCTGATATATCTAAAGAGCCGGCAAAAGAGCATTGGACACGGACGTTAAAAGCGCTAATGCCTATGACCATTAACCGCTTGCAAGTTAATGGTGGCCGTATAGCTTATATGGATTTTGCAGCAAAACCAGACATTAACCTGCATATTCAGAACATGCAATTAACTGCGCTTAACCTGGCTAATGTTGAAAAAAACGGTGAAGCTTTGCCTTCGACAGTTAGCCTGACTGGAACGTCAATAGGAAATGGAAAGCTTAAGGCCGACATGAAGATCAATGTTTTAAAAGAAATTCCTGATTTTAGACTAAGCGGCCAGTTAACCACCGTAAAACTAACCAGCTTGAATGACTTCATAGAAGCTAAAGGCAAGATTGATGTAGAGAAGGGTACACTGGATATGTACAGCGAGTTAGAAGCAAAAAGTGGAAAGTTTAACGGCTATGTTAAACCTTTTATTAAAGGTGTCAAGGTGCTTAATTGGAAAAAGGATGTGAAGAAAAAAGGCGGCATCTTTCAGGCCGCGAAAGAAGCGGTAGTAGGCTTGTTCGTTAAAGCTGTTCAGAACCCAAAAACTAAAAAAATTGCAACTAAGGTTCCCATATCTGGAAACTTAAATAATCCCGAAACCAGCGGATGGCAAACTTTTGTGGGAGTGCTTAGAAATGCTTTTATCAAAGCGTTTACACAAGGCATCGATGGCACTATAAATTAA
- a CDS encoding site-specific integrase, whose protein sequence is MDSTIAAILYKSKTLANGKHPIMLRVTKNGKRNYKALNLSCFLKDWDTAKNCPRRSCPDKDKINTIIAKAINEYNQKLWEYKVEGKDFTPDILIAEATQPKKKTTVFKYFDITIENLKKRKEIGNAKVYQDTYNQLKKFSNDKDRTFAQLDYNSLSNFETYLKAKGLTDNALSVRFRTIRALFNSAIINGYTKKEYYPFEKFKIASRYSTKTQKRAITKNDIQEIKKQEYERGSVVYEAQQYFLFSYFVAGMNFMDIARLKWSNILEDRIFYKRAKTGNEMIFQLKQPALEIIKNLSISSKSDRDSYVFPILNKNLHVTPIQQHNRIRKVMSRVNRDLKKIAIDAKIDTPLTTYVARHTFATVLKRSGVSTAIISESMGHQTEAITQTYLKSFENSVLDDALDNLL, encoded by the coding sequence ATGGATTCAACTATTGCTGCTATACTTTATAAATCAAAAACATTAGCTAATGGCAAGCATCCAATAATGCTTCGGGTAACAAAAAACGGCAAGCGGAATTATAAAGCTTTAAACCTGTCATGCTTTCTTAAAGACTGGGACACAGCTAAAAACTGCCCTAGAAGAAGTTGCCCCGACAAGGACAAGATAAATACTATCATCGCCAAAGCAATAAATGAATACAACCAAAAACTTTGGGAATACAAAGTTGAAGGTAAGGATTTTACCCCTGATATTTTAATTGCAGAAGCAACGCAACCAAAAAAGAAAACCACTGTATTTAAGTATTTTGATATAACCATTGAGAATTTAAAAAAAAGGAAAGAGATAGGCAACGCCAAAGTATATCAAGACACTTACAATCAACTTAAAAAATTTAGTAACGATAAGGATAGAACTTTTGCGCAGCTAGATTACAATTCCCTATCGAATTTTGAAACGTATTTAAAAGCAAAGGGGTTAACCGATAATGCTTTGTCAGTTAGGTTTAGAACTATCAGAGCGCTTTTTAACTCTGCAATAATTAACGGCTACACGAAAAAGGAATATTACCCATTCGAGAAGTTTAAAATAGCTTCGAGATATAGTACTAAAACACAAAAAAGAGCAATTACTAAGAATGACATTCAAGAAATTAAAAAGCAGGAGTATGAAAGAGGCTCTGTTGTTTACGAAGCACAGCAATACTTTTTATTCAGCTATTTTGTTGCTGGTATGAACTTCATGGATATTGCACGTTTAAAATGGAGTAATATACTTGAAGATAGAATCTTCTATAAGAGAGCTAAAACAGGTAATGAAATGATATTTCAACTTAAACAACCCGCACTAGAAATTATAAAAAACCTCTCGATCAGCTCTAAATCCGACCGAGATAGTTACGTTTTCCCGATACTGAATAAAAACCTTCATGTTACACCTATACAACAACATAACCGTATCCGGAAAGTAATGTCAAGGGTGAATAGAGATTTGAAGAAAATAGCTATAGACGCCAAAATTGATACACCATTAACAACCTATGTAGCACGACACACTTTTGCAACAGTATTAAAACGTAGTGGAGTTTCAACAGCTATTATATCAGAGTCAATGGGCCATCAAACCGAAGCAATTACCCAGACTTATCTTAAAAGCTTCGAAAACAGTGTACTGGATGATGCGTTAGATAATCTACTATAA
- a CDS encoding BON domain-containing protein yields MKTCKKTIKRNSITIIVIGGLISIAIASCSQQSLDKEIKADLVAKAKTDVSFAGVSYSVEKGVVTLTGACATRKAKSEVEKTVKSIHLIKGLHNQLVVAPVILNNDFLLKQAVDSVLAAYPAVQASVAQNVVTLIGKAQKEEADKLVPAIAKLKPASIDNQLQMH; encoded by the coding sequence ATGAAAACTTGTAAGAAGACAATTAAGCGAAACAGTATAACAATTATTGTAATAGGTGGGTTGATATCTATTGCAATTGCGAGCTGTAGTCAGCAAAGTTTGGACAAGGAAATTAAAGCTGATTTGGTTGCTAAGGCAAAAACTGACGTGAGTTTTGCAGGCGTCAGCTATTCGGTTGAGAAGGGTGTAGTCACATTAACCGGCGCTTGCGCTACCAGAAAAGCAAAATCGGAGGTGGAAAAAACCGTAAAAAGCATACACCTTATTAAAGGTTTGCATAACCAATTAGTAGTCGCACCCGTAATTTTAAATAACGATTTCCTGCTGAAGCAAGCGGTAGACAGCGTTTTGGCTGCATACCCAGCAGTACAGGCCAGTGTTGCACAGAATGTTGTGACGCTAATAGGTAAAGCTCAAAAAGAAGAGGCCGATAAGCTGGTACCAGCTATAGCTAAATTAAAACCCGCAAGCATCGACAACCAGTTGCAAATGCATTAA
- a CDS encoding YtxH domain-containing protein, which produces MKNLFVKENDNSLVIAAVAVGAIAAGAIAYLYATKKGYSFRKKLSNVAEGAKDHSTDYLEKKNTKRKRKTTDLHEIEQIVKG; this is translated from the coding sequence ATGAAAAACTTATTTGTTAAAGAAAATGATAACAGTTTGGTTATTGCAGCCGTTGCTGTAGGCGCCATAGCTGCTGGTGCAATAGCTTACCTTTACGCTACTAAAAAGGGATACTCCTTCCGTAAAAAATTGTCTAATGTAGCTGAAGGGGCTAAAGACCATAGTACCGATTATCTCGAAAAGAAAAATACCAAACGTAAAAGGAAAACTACAGATCTGCACGAAATAGAGCAAATAGTAAAAGGTTAA